One part of the Thiothrix nivea DSM 5205 genome encodes these proteins:
- a CDS encoding Tll0287-like domain-containing protein, which yields MKKHVLMISLSALLAACGAEKQAEAPKTEQQAAAPAEQAMQQASAEQGAVPAVDKAALAEEAKAAVQALGGTLKGELETAMKAGGPVEALDVCHTRAPEIAKAVSADKGMQVSRVSLKNRNPVMGAPNEWQTQVLNEFETRKAAGEDPAALAYAEVAGNEFRFMKAIPTGAVCLKCHGTEISPEVSAKLTELYPDDKATGFKEGDLRGAFVVVKNLAP from the coding sequence ATGAAAAAACACGTATTGATGATCAGCCTCTCAGCCTTGTTGGCCGCGTGTGGCGCAGAAAAACAGGCGGAAGCACCTAAAACCGAACAACAGGCAGCCGCCCCGGCAGAGCAAGCCATGCAACAGGCATCGGCAGAACAGGGGGCTGTACCGGCTGTTGACAAGGCTGCGCTGGCCGAAGAAGCCAAAGCCGCAGTGCAGGCACTCGGTGGTACTTTGAAAGGTGAACTGGAAACCGCGATGAAAGCGGGTGGCCCAGTGGAGGCGCTGGATGTTTGCCATACCCGTGCCCCTGAAATTGCCAAGGCCGTTTCCGCCGACAAAGGGATGCAGGTCAGCCGCGTCAGCCTGAAAAACCGTAATCCTGTCATGGGCGCACCCAACGAATGGCAAACCCAGGTACTGAATGAGTTTGAAACCCGCAAGGCGGCAGGCGAAGACCCGGCAGCACTGGCTTATGCGGAAGTGGCGGGCAATGAATTCCGTTTCATGAAAGCTATCCCGACCGGCGCGGTTTGCCTGAAATGCCATGGAACCGAGATCAGCCCGGAAGTTTCCGCCAAACTGACCGAGCTGTACCCTGATGACAAAGCGACCGGTTTCAAGGAAGGCGACTTGCGCGGCGCGTTCGTCGTCGTGAAAAATCTCGCGCCCTGA
- a CDS encoding cache domain-containing protein, protein MNKLTSIFGATLIAFSLNVFADDAPAMGTEAEAQAMSESAAELVNKDGEAAFDTFGKEGDFQQKDLYVFCMDMEGKMLSHPKKPELVGQNLRDFDKYGDKLFDNMIKLAETDGKGWVAYNWPYPGTEDLKEKKSYIIKNDKGFFCGVGAYAADSAAAPADGAAPAAPPAAGQ, encoded by the coding sequence ATGAACAAATTAACATCCATTTTTGGCGCAACCCTGATTGCTTTTAGCCTGAACGTATTTGCTGACGATGCCCCAGCCATGGGTACTGAAGCGGAAGCACAGGCAATGAGTGAATCTGCCGCTGAGCTGGTCAACAAGGATGGTGAAGCCGCTTTCGATACCTTTGGCAAAGAAGGCGACTTCCAACAGAAGGATCTGTATGTGTTCTGCATGGACATGGAAGGCAAGATGCTGTCACACCCCAAAAAGCCGGAACTGGTTGGGCAGAATCTGCGTGACTTCGACAAATACGGTGACAAGCTGTTTGACAACATGATCAAGCTGGCTGAAACCGACGGCAAGGGCTGGGTTGCATACAACTGGCCGTATCCCGGCACTGAAGATTTGAAAGAGAAGAAAAGCTACATCATCAAGAATGATAAAGGCTTCTTCTGCGGCGTGGGTGCATACGCTGCTGACAGCGCAGCGGCCCCTGCTGATGGTGCGGCTCCAGCAGCGCCACCCGCGGCTGGTCAATAA
- a CDS encoding TrpB-like pyridoxal phosphate-dependent enzyme, with protein sequence MFPCEQSNQQAGIKRLATETGAGQWGSSLALAGQMFGLDVRVYMVKISYQQKPYRRSMMQTWGAEVFASPTDMTNSGRAILAAHPDSEGSLGIAISEAVEEAASRADTNYALGSVLNHVLLHQTIIGQEARKQLEMVGDYPDMIFAPCGGGSNFGGIAFPFFADKAAGKDVKLVAVEPTSCPTLTKGVYAYDFGDVAGYTPLMKMFTLGHDFMPPGIHAGGLRYHGDSPLVSQLHQEGLVDAVAVPQLETFAAGIMFAKCEGIIPAPESTHAVAAAIREAKNCAQTGESKTLLFNLSGHGHFDMTAYDRYLQGELTDFDYPEEAIKESLAHLPKVG encoded by the coding sequence CTGTTCCCCTGTGAACAATCGAACCAGCAAGCGGGCATCAAGCGCCTGGCCACCGAAACCGGCGCTGGCCAGTGGGGCAGTTCACTGGCACTGGCGGGGCAAATGTTCGGCCTCGACGTGCGTGTCTACATGGTGAAAATCAGTTACCAGCAAAAGCCCTACCGTCGCTCCATGATGCAAACCTGGGGCGCGGAAGTGTTCGCCAGCCCCACCGACATGACCAACTCTGGCCGCGCCATTCTCGCCGCCCACCCGGATTCCGAAGGCTCACTCGGCATCGCCATTTCCGAAGCCGTAGAAGAAGCCGCCAGCCGCGCCGACACCAACTATGCGCTCGGTTCCGTGCTCAACCATGTGCTGCTGCACCAAACCATCATCGGCCAGGAAGCACGCAAGCAATTGGAAATGGTCGGCGATTACCCCGACATGATTTTCGCCCCGTGTGGTGGCGGCTCCAACTTCGGTGGCATCGCCTTCCCGTTCTTCGCCGACAAGGCCGCAGGCAAGGATGTGAAACTGGTCGCGGTCGAGCCAACTTCCTGCCCAACCCTGACCAAGGGCGTGTATGCGTATGATTTTGGTGATGTGGCGGGCTATACCCCGCTAATGAAAATGTTTACCCTCGGCCACGACTTCATGCCACCCGGCATTCATGCGGGCGGCTTACGCTACCACGGTGATTCCCCACTGGTCAGCCAGCTACACCAGGAAGGACTGGTGGATGCAGTAGCCGTACCACAGCTGGAAACCTTCGCCGCAGGCATCATGTTCGCCAAGTGCGAAGGCATTATCCCCGCACCGGAATCGACCCACGCCGTTGCTGCCGCCATCCGTGAAGCCAAAAACTGCGCCCAGACCGGCGAAAGCAAAACCCTGTTGTTCAACCTATCCGGCCACGGCCATTTCGACATGACTGCATATGATCGCTATCTGCAAGGTGAGTTAACCGACTTCGACTACCCGGAAGAAGCCATCAAGGAGTCGTTAGCGCATTTGCCAAAGGTGGGTTAA
- a CDS encoding XAC2610-related protein gives MHSISRVGIILLGISLLSLNAAAFTTPKGYAKLPVSYSPVPKLKVRVEQQKNAVIAKLPNGKTQLLGEMPDVPEGSQEIDGLLLQDDFNFDGLGDVAVLDGVGYGGVNLFYRLYLWDKAAGTFQEFKETISNPTLTKETKTLSTGQRSGPRWYTTDYRFRNNKPYVYSESAMVGSEGDLYFAKLYNSAGKILKKVVAETQDPSSIDGKTPAAVRKIVVAKAPLYDKPDADSKTRMYLIKGDKPTLLDYRENEDGSEWFLIRFNGKKRVEKWVEWSAFEAEESAPKGTH, from the coding sequence ATGCACAGCATTTCCCGGGTCGGCATCATTCTACTGGGCATCAGCCTGCTTTCCCTGAATGCCGCAGCATTCACAACCCCCAAAGGTTACGCCAAATTGCCGGTCAGTTATTCGCCTGTTCCCAAGCTCAAAGTGCGTGTAGAGCAGCAGAAAAATGCCGTCATCGCCAAGTTGCCAAATGGCAAAACCCAGCTGCTGGGGGAAATGCCGGATGTGCCGGAAGGTAGCCAGGAAATAGATGGTTTGTTGTTACAGGATGATTTCAATTTCGACGGGCTGGGCGATGTCGCTGTGCTGGATGGGGTAGGGTATGGCGGGGTCAACCTGTTTTACCGCCTCTACCTGTGGGACAAAGCTGCTGGCACGTTTCAGGAATTCAAGGAAACCATCAGCAACCCAACTTTGACCAAGGAGACCAAGACCCTTAGCACTGGTCAGCGTTCCGGGCCGCGCTGGTACACGACAGATTACCGCTTCCGCAATAACAAGCCTTATGTTTATTCGGAAAGTGCGATGGTGGGCAGTGAAGGCGACCTGTATTTCGCCAAATTATACAATTCCGCCGGCAAGATTTTAAAAAAGGTCGTGGCGGAAACGCAAGACCCCTCCAGCATTGATGGAAAAACGCCAGCGGCAGTGCGCAAGATTGTCGTTGCCAAGGCTCCGCTGTATGACAAGCCGGATGCGGACAGCAAAACCAGGATGTACCTGATCAAGGGTGACAAACCCACACTGCTGGATTATCGGGAAAACGAGGACGGTTCCGAATGGTTCCTGATCCGATTCAACGGCAAAAAACGGGTAGAAAAATGGGTGGAATGGAGCGCCTTTGAAGCGGAGGAGTCCGCCCCAAAGGGAACCCACTGA
- a CDS encoding AEC family transporter: MSLVLAAIFPVFALLVLGNVARRSGFLPDSFWQEAEKGTYYVLFPALLVGRLATAEMDFASAGTVLLLAALTPLLASVLAFLAASLLRLNGADFTSFYQGSIRFNTYIGLAVVAAAFPASALTLAAIVVAVMIPLVNVLCIGVFAYFTAGQMRLLPLLVSILRNPLIMASLLGIALNLLPFAIPEVVLKVLEKLGQMALPMGLLAVGAGLRLQALQASGAPLFVASVAKLLLLPALVFGLCAWWQVGELEQAVLVTFAALPTASSAYILARQLGGNAAMMAVLITGETLFGMLTLPLVLLAII, encoded by the coding sequence ATGAGTCTGGTTCTGGCTGCCATCTTCCCCGTTTTTGCCTTGCTGGTACTGGGGAATGTGGCACGCCGCAGCGGTTTTCTGCCGGACAGTTTCTGGCAGGAGGCGGAAAAAGGCACTTACTACGTCCTGTTTCCTGCCTTGCTGGTCGGGCGGTTGGCAACTGCGGAGATGGATTTTGCCTCCGCCGGAACTGTCTTGCTGCTGGCTGCCCTGACGCCGCTGTTGGCATCGGTGCTGGCTTTCCTGGCAGCATCCTTGTTGCGCCTCAACGGGGCGGATTTCACCTCTTTCTATCAGGGCAGCATCCGTTTCAACACCTACATCGGGCTGGCGGTGGTGGCAGCGGCTTTTCCTGCATCAGCCCTTACGCTGGCGGCGATTGTGGTGGCGGTGATGATTCCGCTGGTGAATGTGTTGTGCATTGGCGTGTTTGCGTATTTTACTGCCGGGCAGATGCGCTTGCTGCCCTTGCTGGTATCCATCCTCAGAAACCCCCTGATCATGGCCAGTCTGTTGGGTATTGCGCTGAACCTGTTGCCGTTCGCTATCCCCGAAGTCGTGCTGAAGGTGCTGGAAAAGCTGGGGCAGATGGCTTTGCCAATGGGCTTGCTGGCGGTTGGGGCTGGCTTGCGGCTGCAAGCACTGCAAGCTTCCGGTGCGCCGCTGTTTGTGGCTTCCGTGGCCAAACTGCTGCTATTACCAGCATTGGTATTCGGCCTGTGTGCGTGGTGGCAGGTGGGTGAACTGGAACAGGCAGTGTTGGTGACGTTCGCGGCGTTGCCTACGGCGTCTTCGGCTTACATCCTTGCCCGCCAGCTGGGTGGCAATGCGGCGATGATGGCAGTGTTGATTACCGGTGAAACCCTGTTTGGGATGCTGACCCTGCCGCTGGTGCTGCTTGCCATTATCTGA
- a CDS encoding BatD family protein, with translation MVRLLLIALLWFSPLWAQAATIIAQLDRNPVALGDPVVIQFTATGVTSGEPDFSPLQQDFEIRGRSQSTSFSFVNGVSSANTTWELTLLPLKTGTIPIPPIDFGADQSQALDLQVVEQPTPATGNAPDIFIELEAEPKQPYVQQETVITQRMYHVSPLQPQASLSHPPVESGKGSIQQIGSTRNTTIMRNGRNYQVIERRYALIPQQSGELTLGRTVFEGILAEPGPSTYDPFGLSGKRIRRFSQPLTLQVQGQPVAYAGKQWLPARSITLNAHWQIPPDKLKAGEPVTLTLAIVADGLAAEQLPKLEVQAPTGIKAYTDQPELRNEAGNSGVIGVRQEKWVVVAPYNGEYGFPGLSVDWWNTTSGKQETAKVDPVKLVVTGGQAAPANATSQTTATTQPQAAAKPDTAAGQTETSGESGWFSWFSWDWYAMALLLIWLGLTVAWLVWRWWKKSGGVLKKAAQIAATVVPGNDRKPDAKAVLKKLEQACQQNKPQAAHDALVQWMDVGLGIHPALISSLREQASPSLRAEIDALNAVLYGRSSDGWKGTGLWGSIQGFKPATQGQHKDTAGLAKLYPD, from the coding sequence ATGGTAAGGTTGCTATTGATTGCACTATTGTGGTTTTCCCCGCTGTGGGCACAGGCCGCCACCATTATCGCGCAGCTTGACCGCAATCCGGTGGCACTGGGTGACCCGGTTGTTATCCAGTTCACCGCTACTGGCGTCACCTCGGGCGAACCGGATTTCTCCCCCTTGCAGCAGGATTTTGAAATCCGGGGTCGTTCCCAAAGCACCAGTTTCAGCTTCGTCAATGGGGTCAGCAGTGCCAATACGACCTGGGAACTGACCCTGCTACCGCTTAAGACCGGCACCATACCCATTCCGCCCATTGATTTCGGAGCCGACCAGAGCCAGGCGCTGGATTTGCAGGTGGTAGAGCAACCCACGCCCGCCACTGGCAATGCCCCCGACATCTTTATTGAACTGGAGGCTGAGCCGAAACAACCTTACGTGCAGCAGGAAACCGTCATCACTCAGCGCATGTACCACGTTTCGCCATTGCAGCCGCAAGCCAGCCTTAGCCACCCGCCGGTTGAAAGTGGCAAGGGTAGCATCCAGCAAATCGGTAGCACCCGCAATACCACCATCATGCGCAATGGCCGTAATTATCAGGTAATCGAGCGCCGTTACGCGCTGATCCCGCAGCAAAGCGGTGAGCTGACACTGGGGCGCACGGTGTTTGAAGGTATCCTCGCCGAGCCGGGGCCGAGCACCTATGACCCGTTTGGGCTTAGCGGCAAACGCATCCGCCGCTTTTCCCAGCCACTGACCTTGCAGGTACAGGGGCAACCCGTTGCTTATGCCGGCAAGCAATGGCTGCCAGCCCGCAGCATCACCCTCAACGCCCACTGGCAAATCCCGCCCGACAAGCTCAAGGCAGGCGAACCTGTCACCCTGACGTTGGCCATCGTTGCCGATGGGCTGGCAGCCGAACAACTGCCCAAGCTGGAAGTACAGGCCCCCACTGGCATCAAGGCATACACCGACCAGCCGGAACTGCGCAATGAAGCAGGCAACAGCGGCGTCATCGGCGTGCGCCAGGAAAAGTGGGTGGTGGTAGCCCCTTACAATGGCGAGTATGGATTCCCTGGTCTGTCAGTAGACTGGTGGAACACTACTAGCGGCAAGCAGGAAACCGCCAAGGTTGACCCCGTGAAACTGGTGGTGACTGGCGGGCAGGCTGCACCGGCCAACGCAACCTCGCAGACAACCGCTACCACCCAGCCGCAGGCTGCGGCCAAGCCTGACACAGCTGCCGGACAAACTGAAACTTCTGGAGAGTCAGGCTGGTTCTCATGGTTTTCGTGGGACTGGTATGCGATGGCTTTGCTGTTGATCTGGCTGGGCTTGACGGTAGCTTGGTTGGTATGGCGCTGGTGGAAAAAGTCCGGAGGGGTGTTGAAAAAGGCTGCGCAGATAGCCGCAACAGTGGTTCCCGGTAATGACCGCAAACCCGACGCGAAAGCCGTGCTGAAGAAGCTGGAGCAGGCTTGCCAGCAAAACAAGCCGCAAGCAGCCCACGATGCCTTGGTGCAATGGATGGATGTGGGTTTGGGCATCCACCCCGCCCTGATTTCCAGCTTGCGGGAACAGGCCAGCCCGAGCCTGCGGGCAGAAATCGATGCCCTGAATGCCGTCTTGTACGGGCGTAGCAGCGATGGCTGGAAAGGCACTGGCTTGTGGGGGTCTATCCAGGGTTTCAAACCTGCAACCCAAGGCCAGCACAAGGATACTGCCGGTTTGGCCAAACTTTACCCCGATTAA